A window of Pseudomonadota bacterium contains these coding sequences:
- a CDS encoding response regulator, which yields MKPQEIEHPSNWKSVLKSFWPAPEDIEDSEVLTESYTKQPRTDTGMSGNSREKMLQANDTVIKEDAFAKKETDTAGGVSRLSINYNATGGFSAGAIKEHLDAVNEIFQDEDKKHLKRVLIVDDEEDMIWSLQKNLNNETLEVEILTASSGEEALEILQTVPINLIVTDIRMSGISGIELLIEVRNKYPDTGVVVMTAYPTPESKTEAIIKGSLYFLEKPFDINDMRKIVRHALKEDSLFRGTVAGVELTDIIQINRLSRTTTALRVKARNKEGIIFFQEGNVVHAICGDITGEDAFYEILSFKGGVLESVKVSQSPAVTIRSPVEALLIEGTRRIDEEAAAEYVDQIQQIDQMDEIPEVSIKISDAQHESGEDVGSLANSEVEGNQQAEHLPLNEREEKEMEGVKNILTEFTNIPGVNTACLVGRDGFLLDSIAIAGVDTEMIGAIASSGFGASEAMGNQLEKGALSMTMVEYENGPVMFSPIGKEAFLVIVADKSSNLGMIRLKIKKHAKDIELTAAI from the coding sequence GTGAAGCCGCAAGAAATCGAACATCCTTCAAACTGGAAATCAGTATTAAAGTCATTCTGGCCTGCGCCGGAAGATATTGAAGACTCCGAGGTTCTCACCGAGAGCTATACAAAACAGCCTCGAACAGATACCGGAATGTCCGGTAATTCCAGGGAAAAAATGCTGCAGGCCAATGATACAGTCATTAAAGAAGATGCTTTTGCCAAGAAGGAAACTGATACTGCAGGCGGCGTCTCCAGGCTTTCAATAAATTATAATGCAACAGGTGGGTTTTCTGCAGGAGCAATCAAGGAACATTTAGATGCAGTAAACGAGATTTTTCAGGATGAAGACAAAAAACACCTGAAACGTGTTTTAATCGTTGATGATGAAGAGGACATGATCTGGTCTCTTCAGAAGAATCTCAATAATGAAACCCTTGAGGTGGAAATCCTCACAGCATCCTCCGGCGAAGAGGCTCTTGAAATACTTCAGACTGTTCCCATAAATCTCATTGTTACGGATATCAGGATGTCGGGGATCAGCGGCATTGAGCTTTTGATTGAGGTACGCAACAAATATCCCGATACCGGAGTGGTTGTCATGACCGCCTACCCGACGCCGGAGAGTAAAACCGAGGCGATAATAAAGGGCAGTCTCTATTTTCTTGAAAAACCCTTTGACATAAATGACATGCGTAAGATTGTGAGGCATGCCCTCAAGGAAGACAGCCTGTTCAGAGGCACGGTTGCCGGGGTTGAGCTTACGGATATCATTCAGATAAATCGGCTTTCCAGGACAACCACCGCTCTTCGAGTAAAGGCACGCAACAAAGAAGGGATCATTTTTTTTCAGGAAGGAAATGTTGTGCATGCCATTTGCGGCGATATTACCGGCGAAGATGCGTTTTATGAGATTCTGAGCTTCAAGGGTGGCGTTCTTGAGAGTGTAAAAGTAAGCCAGTCTCCGGCTGTAACCATACGCTCACCGGTAGAAGCCCTGTTGATTGAAGGAACAAGGCGTATTGATGAGGAAGCCGCAGCTGAATATGTGGACCAGATCCAGCAGATTGACCAGATGGATGAGATTCCGGAGGTATCAATTAAGATATCGGATGCACAGCATGAAAGTGGGGAGGATGTGGGGTCTTTGGCGAACAGTGAAGTCGAGGGAAACCAGCAAGCAGAACATTTGCCATTAAATGAAAGAGAGGAGAAAGAAATGGAAGGAGTTAAAAATATACTGACCGAGTTTACAAATATTCCAGGGGTGAATACTGCTTGTCTGGTTGGGCGTGACGGTTTCCTGCTGGACAGCATTGCCATTGCCGGAGTTGATACCGAAATGATCGGTGCTATTGCCTCAAGCGGTTTCGGCGCTTCTGAAGCCATGGGCAACCAGCTTGAAAAGGGGGCGTTATCAATGACCATGGTTGAGTATGAAAATGGTCCGGTGATGTTTTCTCCCATTGGTAAAGAGGCGTTTCTGGTGATCGTTGCCGACAAGAGTTCCAATCTCGGCATGATTCGACTCAAAATCAAGAAACATGCTAAAGACATCGAACTCACCGCAGCAATTTAA